CTGCAGGCAGCCAGACGAAGATGGGAGGATGCAGATGAGTGACTCGGGTAATTCCACGCACAAGCATTTCCAGATCAAATGAGATGTCGTGCTTCCCATGAAAGcatgctctctctcttctgtcatgCTATATGGGTCAGACGTGGCCTATCGCTCACTTTCTATGTGGCATGGAAATCTACCaactctgcagctatcatctgctTGTTGTGATATCATTATGGAATAACTCTGTTGAAGTGTGTTTATTttcacttctcatttgtattttaatCCTTGAAGAGTTCATCTTAATCTTGGAGAAGTGCATCTACTTGTGCTTAACATCTTGTCAGTGTATTATGATGCTTAGCTTAAAATTATTTATGGTGACTATGCATTGAACTGTAGAATACCTGAAAACCAGATACATAAATCCCAGTTATTTTATGTTTTGTGCTTGAATGGAGATGTAAATGAACAGGGTGGGGAAACAACATCACACCCAAATCAATCAATAGATGCTGTGGTAAAAATGGAAGGGTTTTCACAGATGAGAATCTAATTCAGAAATGACTGATGAATAATTGGTGTTCATGATGAACTGCATAATTTGAGTAATAGAAAATATATGAAATCATTAACACACATTTCTTATGACTCTTTATTTTGATTGGTTTCCATACTATTTCCTGGAATATATTTTCCTATGAATCATATAAGAAACTGGAATATTAAATCGATGCCTTCAACAGTATGTCATCGAAAAGGGAATTAGTAACAGAAAcactcaaaaaaataaataaatctaaagtGGTTATGTTTTGGAGATATAAAGAAGCAAAAGCTTAAGGTTGAATTAGAGAAGAGCAAATGATGACTGATAAAAGAGTTACAAGCAGGAATTAATCTTGTCTTGGGTGTGTTTTCGACACAATCAAAGAACACAAGAAATAGTGTGAAACACAATTAacaacatttaaaaaaaaaaagagctgcTGCCAGAACCCGAAAAAAAAAGACGAATTGGTAGACAAATCAATATTTACAGTCAAAATTAATTATACATTTTAATGATGAGAAGGGAAAAATGCAAACCCTGTTATCAGCATTTCTGCAGCACCCTTCATGAGTTGAGTTCCTGTGAAACATGGCTCTGCCATCTGCACCAAATAATCCAGGATTTGGATCTGATTATATTTAAATTGACAACACAAGACCTGAAGAATCACAAACCTCGAAAGAAGAAATCTCGCAAGTGGGCTTAATCCGGGGGTCTCAGGCGTTGGTGCATGTGGTTGCTTTTTCCCGTCAGCTGATTCCTGGGATGCCTCAGTTTTCTCTGAGAAAATGCTGACAGCCAAGTCATGAACTCTTTTCAACGGAAGCTCCTTTGAACTGTACAACAAAGTTGAACGTTCATTTTTCGGCATAGAATGTACAACTGGGAAAATTGCATAATGCAGGCAGAAGATCAAAGGAAGGGACCTCTGCAGTTGCCGAAGAAGCTTAACAATAAGAGCTTCACAAGTGCCAGGCACCTGGTGCTCCAAATCCATCAATGATTCCATCACTGCTGTAACTGCTGCTCCTTCAGACATGTCGCCAGTGGCCTACCAGAAATAAAAGAATGAGAATCTACAGGGGTTGGTCATGTTTGGAGTGAAGAACAAAATATGCACCATCAGCTCTATCACCAAATAATAGATTTGGAActtgcaaaataataataatagtagtagcagtagtagtagtagtagattTGGAAAGAATCTCGATACAAATAAAAGAAATTGCTAGGCAAAGAGACAACTTTCACTGGAAAACATCCTTGGTAGTACCAACAGAACTGTTGAGTGATTTTAAGTTGGTGTGTCAATTTGACAAGTAGATTGTACAAAGTGGCTCAAAACATGAGAGAGAATTCAACTCATCAGTGTTACCGACAGTACATGAGCTCTTACACACATGGATCATATATCCTGTCATGTTTAGACACGCTATTATAGATTGGATACGAATGTCCATGCACCCAACTGCATCAAATTTTCTCTAAATTTTACTTCATTAAGGGCATGGAAGAAGTTACTACCCTAACAAATATTGCATTAATTCTGGCCTTGATTCAATTGACTGCATATACAACTATGCCTCATTTATGACAATCAAAAAGagcaaattatcataattttgatTGATGAAAGCTTAACAAACATTGTGGAAACAAACATTTGAAATCAAAGATGTTAAGACCAAAATCTGAATATATGAATGCCATCTTTACCAACTAATATTAGGAAAGGTATAGGAGTGCAGTTAAAATGGATGGACAAGTTCCCCAAAAAAAAGTTCTAAGAATCTTGGATCTATTATCAATGTAGTTAAAATGAAGAGATGTATTAGTTCTTTGTGATATCATGTTTTCATTTAAattaaaatgaaatatttaattGACAGTTATAAGGTCAACTACACCATGGATCATAGCattacataataataaaaaaaacatgtACAGAAAATTGGTGTAGCCAAGATAAGAATATTGGGATGAATGTGTGGAGTTACTGGAATAGAAAGAATAACAAATGTTTTCAATAGCGAACAACAAAGCGTAGACCTcataaagataaaatatttaaaggAGATCTTAGATGCCTTGATCAAATGATGAGTATCAGGATTAGTACTGTGAGCAGAGGTAGaagatctaaaataaataaataaaaacaataaaaagagattTGACTGTGCTTTGTTTTGATGATGCAGCCTACATATAATGCTCGATAGTTTTAGTTTATTTTCATCTGTATATTGTATTATAAAAATGAACTAACATGAAAAAAAATCTACTACATGATTCAGTTGAGTGCTAATAGAAACAGAAAAAGAGTCCATTTTAATTCAGGATTAAGGATTCACACAAGGATTTGAAGATACTTTACAAATCTTAAGCACAAAACCAATTAGGAACAAATATGTGTAGCATTATGAAATTCAATTCCAGCATGAACTGTTCTGTGTTGGTTATCAGATATGTCATGTGATGTGCCTGCCACTGCTGCAATATTCTACTGGGCATGACACAAGCAACTCTGTGATCACTAAGGATTTTTTTATGACAGGCACTTCTAGGGCACCCACAGTTTCTCAGAGTTGCTACAGTCACCAACATGCACGAGCAGTTGTTCCCATTTCAGAAAGTAATATTCGTAGTTAATTTATCAacatagagaatttaaatttcTCCATCAACGTAGAAAAATGAATTTAAagcgtaaaatcattgacaatccATCAGCTATCATAAGTATCACAAGCCAAAATAGTGCCATCTTAAATGTAGTATGCAAAAGGTAATCAGTTAGAGAGATCTGTCCTTTGACAAAATAAGATAGCATATATTGTCCAgcttttcaaaacatatcaaggcATATAACTCAAAATTCACAAGGATGTATACTTGTCATGAACTGGAAAGGAAGACAACTAGTAAGATCTCCGGAATAAAAGATAGCTAAAATATTCTAAAAGTTGAGTTATCCAATTCACCAACACAAGATTACCACAAATCTAATACAGAGAATCATTGTGGTTCTGAAAAGATTGTGAGTTCTTTTTGCCAATATGACTAGTTGCAGCACTTATCTTCATTATGATTATCAAGGTTTTATACAATCATGATCAAAGTATCACAATGAACAACAGATAAATAGCCACAAAAGCAATAGGTGTTGTGAAATAATTAGAAGACATAAATCTAGATGAATACTTCTAGCCAATAAGCACTACCTCCTTTAGTGAAGGAATTATCAATGATGACAATACAGGAGAagctgctgctgcagcagctCTGGATTGAGTTAGCTCATCACTTAACTGATTTGACTTGTTCAGCATTTTCTGAAAGCCAACATTCTCACTAGGATttccaaggaaaaagaaaaatcaacatCATTCTTAGAAGAGAAAACCAGATGAAGAGAACATCCCCAAGCATCGAAAGCCAGAAAGTATACCAACCTAGAGGAGACTGAGGTAGTTGTCCGTTCAGTCATTTTGTTTTCAAGATAATCTTTACTTTGTTTGCTCACTGGTGGTCTTTCACGAGCATTTCCTTTTCTCAGTCCCCCTTGTAATGCAGCTTTTGCCTGCAGTGTCCAATCGTTTGCATGAAGTAAAGGATTAGCAACAAAATAATTCATCAGATGTCGATACACATGTGTTCTTTCGATATAAGGAACCTGTTCAAGGTTTGTAGCACTATCTTCAGTGGATAAGCTGGATGCCTTCTCTAGCATTCCCAACCTAGATTTTGAAGCACGGGGAGTATCAGATTCGTCATTTTTGCCATGGAGGACTACTGTACCACTGATAGACACATCTTCAGATGAAGAGTTCTTGCTGAGAGGCTGAAATGTAGGAGATTGCAATAACATAAGATCTGAGTTACTGACACCAGAAAAATATCCTGTACTCATCCCAAAAACTAATACTCATTTTACCTTAACATTTTGATTGAATGCTGCATGCTTCAAAATTTCTCTTGGAGAGTGTAAGACAACAGTACCTGATCCACTTGACGAAAGATAATCCTGAAAATTAAGTTGTACTTTTAGACTCTTAGAGCCATACTGATATTGACAGAAGACGACCAAAATTAATCTATATCTTTGGATTCAAAATATCTTATGGGCTTTATGAATCAGAATTAGGTGTGTGGAGTGTGTAGAAAAGATAGGAAAGAAATGTTAAGATGAGGATAATCATTTAAGATGCTATCGACATGTGATCAAGAGACTTCTACAAATGCAATAGTTAGAATTTACAAGAGATGACATGATTACAATTAGTAGTATGAggtagaggaagatctaaaaagACGTTAAGAAAAAttctaaataaagatttaaatattcttaacATAAAGATATGACTTTTCAGATCCCAATGgtgacaaaagatccatgtagcaaatccaaatagttgggactttataGCCTTGTTATTATACCTTATGAATCAAAAATTAAAGTATGAAAACCTACATCTTCCAGAGGACTTTGCAGTGCTTTATCATCTTCTCCACTTTCTGCTTCCTTCTTAACTGAAATTTTCGATGTTGATCCATCAAATGTACTTTCCAATGCAGATGTCCACTGACTTTCTCTGTCTGCCACCTTGTTTGTTGGGTTAGAACTATATAGAACATCAGAATTTCTCTCTCTTGCCAAATCACCTTGAGGCAATCTTATAGCACTACGAATAGTCCCTGTACTTTGTGACCCATCCATGTTTGGTCCTGGTGCACGCACAGTGCCAGTGCTCTGGGATACTTGGTTACTTGGTTTCACAGCACTACGGACAGTCCCAGTACCCTGTAATCCACCCATGCCACTCTCCCAGCTAGGATTACTCTGGACCTTGCTTTGACTGTGGTGAAATCGAAGTAAGTCAAAGATGAAGTCCAGAGGATATGCAAGTTACATATAGTTGACAAAAACATACCTGGAATAAGAAACTTGGTTTCCATCCTTCATCACCTTGGTGGTTCTTGTTGCATCGTCATAGGTATTTTGGAGATGCTGCTGGGTTTCCATGCCTTCTTTAGCAATAAACTTTGGCTTCTCTCTGCCATGTGAATGCAAACTATGAACTGTGATAAATACATAAAACATTTAAAGTCCAAGTATATTCAAACAAGCCAACATAGTTTGTTAGAATTTtaaaagaagaaagtaattgcaaTTTTAGCAAAATACAAATTGCATTAATGAAAAGACCTTATTCTCTCCAAAAGCCTTGGACTTCTCCTGGCATTTCTGATAAAACGATGTCTAAGGAGCTCCTTCGCACTAGATCTCTGAAGTCCAGATGTTAAAAACATTAAATTTATATGCTGACTTAACATGTGTATAATATCTAGCTTCATAGAGAAGAATGAGTTACTTGCTGAGTCAAATTTATCCAATTATTAAGGGTTACAGCAAGAAGGGAAATCACAATTCCCAGACAGGTGACGAGAGAAAAAACAGTAAAAACACCATTATGTTGGACCATTGACAAGACAATTTACTCCACAAGACAGAAgataaaagataagttggagtagCAACAAGATAAATAACACTACCTAGCAATCTATATCATTAAACTTGTGAACCAATTAGAGTTAAAATACATGGAAATAACAGGATCAAAACAGGATTTGATTCATATTTTTTAAACAACATTAGCATTGACATTAAAACAATAATATATGAACACTACATATGCACCAGGCAAACATTAGAAAGTCAAACACAACAATCATTTTTACTACCTTATCTAATTAGAATTGAGAAGAAGATATCACATCAAGGAAAAAGAAGCTATAGGAACAAAATGTGGAGTCATGCTGCTTGAAACTGATCAGATGCTAACACCATTTCAAGTCTGTACCAGACCAGGACTGACATATCAAATTGACATGCAAGGAACATAGTTAAGGACCTTCTTACTAGGTACCGGACTAGTACATGGAATAGTGGCTATTATCTTCTTGTCATCGTTAAGGGCTGCATGCTACTTCACATTGAAATTTCGTGCTATTTACGTGACAAGGGGCTAGTAAAACTCTCATATCATCAATCAACTTCTTGTTACATTCAGTCTTTTGCTCCCAATAAAGACTTCTACACAACCTAACTACAGTATAGCTCTTTATCTCTGAAGTTTGCTTAGGTTATAGGAAAGTCCCTGTTTAGTAGCTTACCTTATTCAAGGTTTTTGAAACTCCATCCAAAATGGTGCGTAAGCATCCGcaaaatgcagttttaatcaGATGGTATGAGATACATATAGGAAGTATAGTAATCAAACAGGTGGAGATTGTCAGAAATGCACTTGGAATATCTGAATAGCACAAGTAAAAGCTAAAAAAAGTAGTGCTTCTTCATACAGTCAGCATAACTCTGTCTGGATCCCTTAATTGCAACTCTACGGAGAATAAAGAAACaattgaaaagaaaagaaaaataagtatCTATATTGCCATTCTACTTATTTTTCTTTTACCAAGGAATTACTTATTGTGTATTTATTTTAAGTAAAaaccaaaaagggaaaagaaaaactaTTTTGAAGAGTGTTTACCTCAGCAGGACTTTTTCTTAAACACAAAGATACAAATTCTTTCATAGGTCGAGAGAAATGCTCATCGAGCTGCATCAAATATAATAATAGTTactattttttaatcacaaataAGCTTCATTTACCATTTAGAAAAAATATCCCTACATTCCATACTAAAAAAAATAAGTTGGGTTTGAATACAGACTTTTTCAAAAGAAAAGACAAAACCAAACCTGAGGAGGATTTTCTCGCGGAATCATAAAAAGAACCCTCATTGGATGGATATCGGCCAAAGGTGGTTCACCTTTTGCCATTTCTATAGCAGTAATACCTAAAGACCAAATATCTGCCTGCATCAGCAATAAGATTTATCCAAGTAGAGTCATTAGAATGTAAACATTAGTACAACAGTTTGTAGTAAAATTTCTGCATAATACCTTTTCATTATATCCTTCAGAATTCTGAATGACCTCAGGGGCCATCCAAAATGGAGTTCCAACAAATGTCTGAAACAGTCCAAACTTGTCAGTAAATAAAATCTCATCTAATTTCTGAAGTAAGCTAAACAGGCTTGAAGATTAATAAGACCAAGTGCAATAAAGCATCAGAAACAATGCAAATgcttcaaaaaggaaaaaaatcaagTAGCAAGTGAACAGAATTAAATTCTACATTATGTACCTACCAATTACAAGGTGAGCCTTGCGGAATGGTAACATTTCCAATGTAGCACGGTTCACATAGTGATACAACCTTTCTGGTTATTGGAACTAAGGCTGTTGCGCATCTGATCCTCCAAACTTCACAGGCAGGAGCCTTGTGCACTTGACTTTAGAAATAATTTGTGGCCTTTACAGTTTATGACATATATTTAGGACACATTGTGTAAATTGCATGTTCTTAAAGTTCATAAATTCAATGTTATACTCACTTACAAAGTGTGTAGTCTTTCAAAACAACTATACAAACCTTATGTGCAATTGTCAGGCAAGCCCTTGCAAAATATGTGACTACTACTGCTCAATACTACCACCCCATGCAGGTCATCACATACTACCCTCACAGGGTACCTGCATGAGCATGGTACCAGTATGTGCATGTGCCTACCTAATTACTTCTAGGTAGTTATAGACCATGCCAACTGGCATGACTACTGTGCCTGGGTGGGCTGGATGGCATCTACCATGGCAACACGATGCAGGTACAATGGTGTGCAAAAAATGACAATCCttgatttaagaaaaatgattttttttataagactACAACCACTAATCAATTATGAATAGTGCAATACTGCTTAAGTGCTTGACAAGAAGAGATCTACCATGCCAAACCAGAAAGATCAGCAGAAATTGATCTTGACTTGAATTTAGCAAATGATTGTTGTTTGCACTTGTTAAATATGCAAGATGTCCAACTCTCCCTATCAGCAATTTTATGCATCATACATCCTAAGCACTGAAACACTCCATGTTGAAAATTACTTAACATATGGCACTCCCATCTTAAACTTTCATGACGAAACCTCactacatattttttttttttggccaaaGGGAAACATCAGATTAACATAACTGAATTTTTCAATTACTGAAGCAAGCCAAAAGAATATATAAAGTGGTTACTAGTTAGCATCAGACCACTTAACATGCTAAACTATGAAACATGAATACACTCTTGGATCTGGGATACAAACAGTATTTACCACGGTTTGCTTTACcggtccataccggtgtaccgatcAAGTATCGGTATAATACATGCTAAGCTATACCAAGCTGTAATGagtgtactgacacatggtacatgAGGGTATACTAATGTAACTCCCATATCGATCCcctgtcggactggtacataccgcccgtaccgagcggtatgccatggtacggcaaaccttggtatTTACTAATTTTTAAAGCACCTAGTGCAAGATAATTTCATGAAGTATAAGTAAAACCCTAGCTATAAAGGCTTCAATAATTGTTAAGGAAATACCTTCCTTCTTGACATTGTTTTTGTCAATTGTGCAGAAACACCAAAATCTGCAACCTAcaatataaacacatattacaTACAATGGCATCAACTGTCAATTATATTCCTCCAATCTTTATGTGTCCAACAATAGAGTATCTGCTAACCTTAACATCTCCTTTTTCAGTTAGCAAAATGTTGGCAgctgaaaaatattaaattagattAAGTTGTATGTTCAATGTATCTTAGAAGCAGATAAAACATGCTGAAGGGGCAAAAAATAACCATAGTATGAAACCTAAGCAATATTTCAAAGTCGCACAAACAAGACATCAGTACATATACATAAGCAATGGAAGCAGGTCATAATCAGGAAAAAAGAATGACCTTTTATATCCCGGTGAATCTTTCCTTCATTGTGAAGGTACTCAATTGCATGCAGCAAGTCACGAAGAATGCATGAAATAGACATTTCATCCAAAGGAGGACCAGTTTGAAGCTACAAAAACAAAAGTAATCAGGACTAAGTATCTAAGAAAtgttatgaaaaaatctaaacttTGTCAGGATTTTCCCTAATTTTCACCCATGCATAAAATTTAGAGATAGACGATCACTCTCAGATGCAGAAAACAGATTTGGTTTTGTGGAAATTCATAAAAACTAATTGTCTAACTCAACACAATAGCATGGTACAAGAAACACAGTGGATAAGAATTTTAAATGAACTAAGGCATATAGTTAACAGAATTACAAGCAAAGTAAAGGTTCTAAGCAACTTCAGATATGGCGGAAACAACTATGGGAAAGTAGTTCTTGTTAGCACAATTTTCACCTTGTCATTAAAGCTGCATAGGGAGAACCAGTAAGGTAAATGGAAAGTTGGACATATATAACTGTGAAGAACCAGTTGGGAACTGTTCTGTTGAGGTTAGATATACAAAACATATGGTATGTTTAAAGAATGAAAATTCATAATTTTGAAAACATCAAAGGCAGATAATTAGAATGCTATGTCAATGTTTCAACCTCCTTTGCTAAAATCTGTCGAATCTCAAAGAAACTACTCAGCCATCCATCACCACTTAGCTCCTTTAACCTGCATCCAGTGCCTCTATAGAAGTGAGCCTAGAATATTTGGAAGTAGAATATAACAAATACTAATATCAAATCAGTGTTTTTAAAGGCGATAGGTGGCAAAAGGCACCAAAGGCCCAAAACACCTTAGTCGCTAGGTGCTCACCTAGGCACCCGCTCGGGCAAAGCGAGGCtctctagaatattaaaatattaaaatatataatataattttaaaatataaaataaatataatataaaatataaaaatatataatataaaatatggtAAAATAGTTTTAATCATCAATTCAAAGGATTAACAATCCCCTATTAACAATAGTTATAATAGTGcacagtaagagagagagagagagtgggggggaggggaagaggagtcacAAATGGTGAAAGGTGGGAAAGGAAAGGGCGATCGCGATGGAGGAACCTTCGAACGATGGCAACGATGGCGGAGGAACCTGCAGACGGCGACAGTAGAAACGGAGAAAGTTGCAGACCTATCCCTTGATGGCAAAGGGAACTACACACGAAAATTAGGCGATAGAGGGAGTTGCGCATGA
The DNA window shown above is from Musa acuminata AAA Group cultivar baxijiao chromosome BXJ2-4, Cavendish_Baxijiao_AAA, whole genome shotgun sequence and carries:
- the LOC135610938 gene encoding uncharacterized protein LOC135610938; amino-acid sequence: MSDPAAMLAAIEARFSSLELIGRGSFGDVFRGFDKELNKEVAIKVIDLEEAEDDIEDIQKEISVLSQCRSPYITDYYGSYLHQTKLWIVMEYMAGGSVADLLQTGPPLDEMSISCILRDLLHAIEYLHNEGKIHRDIKAANILLTEKGDVKVADFGVSAQLTKTMSRRKTFVGTPFWMAPEVIQNSEGYNEKADIWSLGITAIEMAKGEPPLADIHPMRVLFMIPRENPPQLDEHFSRPMKEFVSLCLRKSPAERSSAKELLRHRFIRNARRSPRLLERIREKPKFIAKEGMETQQHLQNTYDDATRTTKVMKDGNQVSYSSQSKVQSNPSWESGMGGLQGTGTVRSAVKPSNQVSQSTGTVRAPGPNMDGSQSTGTIRSAIRLPQGDLARERNSDVLYSSNPTNKVADRESQWTSALESTFDGSTSKISVKKEAESGEDDKALQSPLEDDYLSSSGSGTVVLHSPREILKHAAFNQNVKPLSKNSSSEDVSISGTVVLHGKNDESDTPRASKSRLGMLEKASSLSTEDSATNLEQAKAALQGGLRKGNARERPPVSKQSKDYLENKMTERTTTSVSSSENVGFQKMLNKSNQLSDELTQSRAAAAAASPVLSSLIIPSLKEATGDMSEGAAVTAVMESLMDLEHQVPGTCEALIVKLLRQLQSSKELPLKRVHDLAVSIFSEKTEASQESADGKKQPHAPTPETPGLSPLARFLLSRWQSHVSQELNS